The following coding sequences are from one Verrucomicrobiia bacterium window:
- a CDS encoding LptF/LptG family permease produces the protein MRLLDRYLLRELAVPLSYCLGAFLVFWIAFDLISNLSDYREVGLGGVSLLLYYAYRLPDLLLVIVPVGLLLGLLYTLTNLARHSELVAMRAAGISLWRLSVPYFLVGIFFSVALFVLNDVWLKNTNEKAEELLVRNKKGTTSDNKVLRNFNFRNPREGRTWNISQYHLESGAFRDAQVTWNLPDGTRQVIISKSGGFTGNTWVFTNVLQMVFISSESAPENKTVTNRMEMPLFTETPSSIRSEVKVSNSLSAVKASKAGYLSLEEMRDYIHMHPDMAPDTKAKLLTRLHTRLAAPWTCLVAIFIALPFGAVTGRRNVFGGVASSIIIFFAFYVMQRFGMAMGTSGRLPAILAAWGPNVFFAFLGLWMTWRQK, from the coding sequence ATGCGTTTATTGGACCGTTATCTCCTGCGTGAATTGGCCGTGCCGCTCAGCTATTGCCTGGGTGCATTTCTGGTTTTTTGGATCGCATTCGACCTCATCAGCAACCTTTCCGACTACCGTGAGGTGGGTCTGGGCGGGGTTTCCTTGCTACTCTACTACGCCTATCGGTTACCTGACTTGCTGCTGGTGATTGTGCCGGTCGGTCTGTTGCTCGGACTGCTCTACACACTCACAAACCTCGCTCGGCATTCGGAATTGGTGGCCATGCGGGCGGCAGGCATTAGCCTTTGGCGTCTGAGTGTGCCGTATTTTTTGGTGGGCATATTTTTCAGTGTCGCCCTCTTTGTGTTGAATGACGTGTGGCTCAAGAATACGAACGAGAAAGCGGAAGAATTGCTGGTGCGGAACAAGAAGGGCACAACCTCAGATAACAAGGTGCTTAGGAATTTTAATTTCCGAAATCCGCGTGAAGGCCGCACGTGGAACATCAGCCAATATCACCTTGAGAGTGGTGCCTTCCGCGATGCGCAGGTTACATGGAATCTGCCCGATGGCACGCGTCAGGTGATCATCAGCAAGAGCGGTGGTTTTACTGGGAATACCTGGGTTTTCACCAATGTACTCCAGATGGTTTTCATCTCTTCGGAATCAGCGCCAGAAAACAAAACGGTGACGAATCGCATGGAGATGCCGCTCTTCACCGAGACGCCCTCCAGTATCCGCAGCGAAGTAAAAGTGAGCAACAGCCTCAGCGCGGTGAAAGCCTCGAAAGCCGGTTATCTTTCACTGGAAGAAATGCGGGACTACATCCACATGCATCCGGATATGGCACCGGACACGAAAGCCAAATTGCTGACTCGCCTGCACACACGGCTCGCAGCGCCTTGGACCTGCTTGGTAGCTATTTTTATCGCGCTTCCCTTCGGAGCTGTGACAGGTCGCCGCAATGTCTTCGGTGGTGTGGCCAGCAGCATCATCATTTTCTTTGCCTTCTATGTCATGCAACGCTTCGGCATGGCCATGGGCACGAGCGGTCGCCTGCCGGCAATCCTCGCTGCTTGGGGTCCGAATGTTTTTTTTGCGTTCCTAGGGCTATGGATGACTTGGCGACAGAAGTAG
- a CDS encoding YezD family protein — protein MNQRPTSNNDAAVNSEEDWLAVVRQKVSALRFGVVQVVVHECRVVQIECTEKVRLDKPGRDTE, from the coding sequence ATGAATCAACGCCCGACATCAAACAACGACGCAGCAGTGAATTCTGAAGAGGATTGGCTGGCTGTGGTTCGCCAAAAGGTGTCTGCTCTACGCTTCGGGGTGGTGCAGGTGGTGGTTCATGAATGTCGCGTCGTGCAGATCGAATGCACTGAGAAGGTGCGTCTCGATAAGCCCGGTCGCGATACGGAATAG